Proteins from a genomic interval of Methanomicrobiales archaeon:
- a CDS encoding transposase, with translation MAFQEIDDDLWEILRKHLPPQKPHIGRPRADHRSMVNGILFVLTTGCTWGDVPRKYGNKSSIHRFHLYLSQNCIYQSIFLDLLQAGYALQKIDMSHGITDTKSIPAKKGELSDLTATRK, from the coding sequence ATGGCATTCCAGGAAATCGACGACGACCTCTGGGAGATTCTCAGGAAGCATCTGCCTCCGCAAAAACCGCACATCGGAAGGCCCCGGGCAGACCATCGATCGATGGTGAACGGCATTCTGTTTGTTCTCACCACCGGCTGTACCTGGGGTGATGTTCCCCGAAAATACGGCAATAAATCCTCGATACATCGATTTCACCTCTATCTCTCCCAGAACTGTATCTATCAGTCGATCTTCCTCGACCTCCTCCAAGCGGGCTACGCCCTCCAGAAAATCGATATGTCTCATGGGATTACCGATACAAAGTCTATCCCCGCTAAAAAGGGGGAACTATCGGATTTGACGGCTACAAGAAAGTAA